The Micromonospora sp. NBC_00421 genome contains a region encoding:
- a CDS encoding roadblock/LC7 domain-containing protein, whose amino-acid sequence MTSPHVHENVDYQNHAAGDLSPEARTFNWLLDSFTSSTAGVLEAIAVSSDGLLMAMSSIKDRSNAERLAAVVSGMTSLAGGAASWYALGGLNRVIVDMADGYLLITAISSGSVLGVIADRSANLGTVAYEMTLFAGRAGGALTPRLIAELKNAVQQ is encoded by the coding sequence GTGACCAGCCCGCACGTACACGAGAACGTCGACTACCAGAACCACGCCGCCGGTGACCTCAGCCCGGAGGCGCGCACCTTCAACTGGCTGTTGGACTCGTTCACCTCCAGCACGGCCGGGGTCCTGGAGGCCATCGCGGTCTCCTCCGACGGGCTGCTGATGGCCATGTCGTCGATCAAGGACCGGTCCAACGCGGAACGTCTGGCCGCCGTCGTCTCCGGCATGACCAGCCTGGCCGGCGGCGCGGCCAGTTGGTACGCGCTCGGCGGGCTCAACCGGGTGATCGTGGACATGGCCGACGGCTACCTGCTGATCACCGCCATCAGCAGCGGTTCGGTGCTCGGCGTGATCGCCGACCGGTCGGCCAACCTGGGCACCGTCGCGTACGAGATGACGCTCTTCGCCGGCCGGGCCGGCGGCGCGCTGACACCGAGACTCATCGCCGAGCTGAAGAACGCCGTTCAGCAATGA
- a CDS encoding GTP-binding protein, with the protein MDSVRSPEWPVAPLGGLAANSASARYGQPVGGPATPPQHPPPPYRPPVVPTAGPVPATRTGPAAAPPIPVKLLIAGGFGVGKTTTVGAISEIAPLTTEAEMTSAGIGVDDPGVGSAKTTTTVAMDFGCVTIDRSLKLYLFGTPGQHRFGFMWDDLARGALGALVVVDSSRLDDCYPAIDFFERAGLPFVVGVNTFDGRLTHELGAIRWALAIGDHVPLVQFDARDRLSVRDALLVVLDRALDRAVREKGV; encoded by the coding sequence ATGGACTCCGTGCGATCTCCTGAATGGCCGGTCGCCCCGCTCGGCGGGCTCGCCGCGAACAGTGCCTCCGCCCGTTACGGCCAGCCGGTGGGCGGCCCTGCGACCCCGCCCCAGCACCCGCCGCCGCCGTACCGGCCCCCGGTCGTCCCGACGGCCGGCCCGGTCCCGGCCACCCGGACCGGGCCGGCCGCCGCCCCACCGATCCCGGTCAAGCTCCTCATCGCCGGTGGTTTCGGGGTGGGCAAGACGACCACGGTCGGCGCGATCTCCGAGATCGCCCCGCTGACCACCGAGGCCGAGATGACGAGCGCCGGCATCGGGGTGGACGACCCGGGAGTCGGCAGCGCCAAGACCACCACCACTGTGGCGATGGACTTCGGCTGCGTGACCATCGACCGGAGCCTGAAGCTCTACCTGTTCGGCACGCCGGGTCAGCACCGCTTCGGCTTCATGTGGGACGACCTGGCCAGGGGCGCGCTCGGCGCGCTGGTGGTGGTGGACAGCTCCCGGCTGGACGACTGCTACCCGGCGATCGACTTCTTCGAGCGGGCCGGCCTGCCCTTCGTGGTCGGGGTGAACACCTTCGACGGCCGGCTGACGCACGAGTTGGGGGCAATCCGGTGGGCGCTGGCGATCGGCGACCACGTACCGCTCGTCCAGTTCGACGCCCGGGACCGGCTGTCGGTGCGGGATGCCCTGCTGGTCGTCCTGGACCGGGCGCTGGACCGGGCGGTGCGGGAGAAGGGCGTCTGA
- a CDS encoding DUF742 domain-containing protein, translated as MTRDAAGAESEPEPSVRVRPYLRAQTGGGTATPAPAPEPETDRPTSPRPFVLTAGRVAGADPAIGLETQVTARSGAGRAAVVALLAPELQAIVALCGEPISVAEISARMRLQLGVTRVLVGDLRAAGHLDVHVGTVDDAFDPDLILRVIDGLRAIS; from the coding sequence ATGACCCGGGACGCCGCCGGTGCGGAATCGGAACCCGAACCGTCGGTCCGGGTCCGCCCCTACCTGCGCGCCCAGACGGGGGGCGGGACGGCGACACCCGCTCCCGCTCCCGAACCGGAAACCGACCGACCGACCAGCCCCCGCCCGTTCGTGCTGACGGCCGGACGGGTGGCCGGCGCGGACCCGGCGATCGGCCTGGAGACCCAGGTCACCGCCCGGTCCGGGGCGGGCCGGGCCGCCGTCGTGGCCCTGCTCGCACCCGAGTTGCAGGCGATCGTCGCCCTGTGCGGTGAACCGATCTCGGTCGCGGAGATCTCCGCCCGGATGCGGCTGCAGCTCGGCGTGACCCGGGTGCTGGTCGGTGACCTGCGGGCCGCCGGCCACCTCGACGTGCACGTCGGCACCGTCGACGACGCATTTGACCCCGACCTCATCCTGCGAGTGATTGATGGACTCCGTGCGATCTCCTGA